The Streptomyces sp. NBC_00440 genome contains a region encoding:
- the purF gene encoding amidophosphoribosyltransferase, translating into MPRGDGRLNHDLLPGEKGPQDACGVFGVWAPGEEVAKLTYFGLYALQHRGQESAGIAVSNGSQILVFKDMGLVSQVFDETSLSSLQGHIAVGHARYSTTGASVWENAQPTFRATAHGSIALGHNGNLVNTAELSALVAELPKEQGRSTQLAATNDTDLITALLAGQTDDDGKPLTIEEAAPKVLPEVKGAFSLVFMDENTLYAARDPQGIRPLVLGRLERGWVVASESAALDICGAAFVREVEPGEMITIDENGLRSVRFAEAKPKGCVFEYVYLARPDTDIAGRNVYLSRVEMGRKLAAEAPADADLVIATPESGTPAAIGYAEASGIPYGSGLVKNAYVGRTFIQPSQTIRQLGIRLKLNPLKEVIRGKRLVVVDDSIVRGNTQRALVKMLREAGAAEIHIRISSPPVKWPCFFGIDFATRAELIANGMSVDEIATSMGADSLSYISIDGMIEATTIDKPNLCRACFDGVYPMELPDPELLGKQLLETELAAGPASTAAAEALRRP; encoded by the coding sequence GTGCCTCGTGGTGATGGACGACTCAACCACGACCTGCTCCCCGGAGAGAAAGGCCCCCAGGACGCTTGTGGCGTCTTCGGTGTCTGGGCTCCGGGCGAAGAGGTCGCCAAGCTCACCTATTTCGGACTGTATGCCCTGCAGCACCGTGGACAGGAGTCCGCGGGCATCGCAGTGAGCAATGGGTCCCAGATCCTGGTCTTCAAGGACATGGGTCTGGTCTCACAAGTCTTCGACGAAACCTCTCTCAGCTCTCTTCAGGGCCATATCGCGGTGGGCCATGCCCGCTACTCCACCACCGGAGCATCGGTGTGGGAGAACGCGCAGCCCACCTTCCGTGCCACCGCGCACGGATCGATCGCGCTCGGTCACAACGGCAACCTGGTCAACACGGCCGAGCTGTCCGCACTCGTCGCCGAGCTGCCCAAGGAGCAGGGCCGCTCCACGCAGCTGGCCGCGACCAACGACACCGATCTGATCACCGCGCTCCTCGCGGGCCAGACCGATGACGACGGCAAGCCGCTGACGATCGAGGAAGCAGCCCCCAAGGTGCTGCCCGAGGTCAAGGGCGCCTTCTCGCTCGTCTTCATGGACGAGAACACCCTCTACGCGGCCCGCGACCCGCAGGGCATCCGCCCGCTGGTCCTCGGCCGTCTGGAGCGTGGCTGGGTGGTGGCATCCGAGTCCGCCGCCCTCGACATCTGCGGCGCCGCCTTCGTCCGCGAGGTCGAGCCCGGCGAGATGATCACGATCGACGAGAACGGTCTGCGCAGCGTCCGATTCGCAGAAGCGAAGCCCAAGGGCTGTGTCTTCGAGTACGTCTATCTGGCGCGCCCCGACACGGACATCGCCGGCCGGAACGTCTACCTCTCGCGGGTCGAGATGGGCCGGAAGCTGGCCGCCGAAGCTCCGGCGGACGCTGATCTGGTGATAGCGACGCCCGAGTCGGGCACGCCCGCCGCGATCGGTTACGCCGAGGCCAGCGGGATTCCGTACGGCTCGGGCCTGGTCAAGAACGCCTATGTCGGCCGGACCTTCATCCAGCCGTCCCAGACGATCCGCCAGCTCGGCATCCGCCTCAAGCTCAACCCGCTCAAGGAAGTCATCCGCGGGAAGCGCCTGGTGGTCGTCGACGACTCGATCGTCCGCGGCAACACCCAGCGCGCCCTGGTCAAGATGCTCCGTGAGGCGGGCGCCGCCGAGATCCACATCCGGATCTCCTCCCCGCCCGTGAAGTGGCCCTGCTTCTTCGGCATCGACTTCGCCACCCGGGCCGAGCTCATCGCCAACGGCATGTCCGTGGACGAGATCGCGACCTCGATGGGCGCCGACTCCCTCTCGTACATCTCCATCGACGGCATGATCGAGGCGACGACCATCGACAAGCCGAACCTCTGCCGCGCCTGCTTCGACGGCGTGTACCCGATGGAGCTGCCCGATCCCGAGCTGCTCGGCAAACAGCTGCTGGAGACCGAGCTCGCGGCCGGACCGGCGAGCACCGCCGCCGCCGAAGCGCTCCGTCGCCCGTAA
- a CDS encoding META domain-containing protein, with the protein MHTQRTAVAALALVALAACGTEKGSAGSSTPAEPDVPLTGTGWTVDSVTAGGQARKAPADAGIAFEKGRVNGSSGCNHLSAPATVRGATLTVGAATSTLIGCPKNLQSYETALRKTLTGKLAVHLSGGKLTLRTQKGDSVTLTRKPAERTPPLVGTAWKVDALTDGASMSTLPPGTAGKARLTFAKDGSVRGNLGCNKVSGMAKVTGNTVTFGPLTTTRMMCKGPAMTLERQLLKVLHGPVRYGIQHHVLTLTAHGGTGIRATA; encoded by the coding sequence ATGCACACGCAACGTACAGCCGTCGCCGCCCTGGCCCTCGTCGCGCTGGCCGCCTGTGGCACGGAAAAAGGATCAGCGGGTTCGAGCACCCCGGCCGAGCCGGATGTCCCCCTCACCGGGACCGGCTGGACCGTCGACAGCGTGACAGCGGGCGGCCAGGCGCGGAAGGCCCCGGCCGATGCCGGCATCGCATTCGAGAAGGGACGGGTGAACGGCTCGTCCGGCTGCAACCACCTCAGCGCGCCGGCCACGGTCAGGGGCGCCACCCTCACCGTCGGCGCCGCCACCAGCACGCTCATCGGCTGTCCGAAGAACCTGCAGAGCTACGAGACCGCTCTCCGCAAAACCCTCACCGGCAAGCTCGCCGTCCACCTCAGCGGCGGGAAGCTCACTCTGCGTACACAGAAGGGCGACTCCGTGACCCTCACGCGGAAGCCTGCGGAGCGGACCCCTCCGCTCGTCGGGACGGCGTGGAAGGTGGACGCGCTGACCGACGGCGCGAGCATGTCCACCCTCCCGCCGGGCACGGCTGGGAAGGCCCGGCTGACCTTCGCCAAGGACGGTTCCGTCCGCGGGAACCTGGGCTGCAACAAGGTCAGCGGTATGGCAAAGGTCACGGGGAACACCGTCACCTTCGGGCCTCTCACCACCACCCGCATGATGTGCAAGGGGCCCGCCATGACCCTGGAGAGGCAGCTGCTCAAGGTCCTGCACGGGCCTGTGCGCTACGGAATCCAGCACCATGTGCTCACGCTCACGGCCCACGGCGGGACCGGAATCCGCGCCACCGCATAG
- a CDS encoding maleylpyruvate isomerase family mycothiol-dependent enzyme yields the protein MPPSQKRARRYDFVRTRTAVLAQFEHVRGAVTALTPGQLVLPTRLGDWTVRELAAHLTMAVESISRCLDQEPPAAQELTLLEWPFATAPVAGQISDDVRALAAASTPEELFGRTAARIAERLPGADGERLLATRVGAMRLCDYLVSRCVELVVHTDDLNAAAGLEIPYDRQALAACARLLADALAVKAPGASTEVRVPPYAVVQCIEGPRHTRGTPPNVVETDPLSWIRLATGRTEWQTAVDGAKVAASGERADLSALLPVMS from the coding sequence ATGCCGCCGTCCCAGAAGCGCGCCCGCCGCTACGACTTCGTCAGAACCCGCACCGCCGTGCTGGCCCAGTTCGAGCATGTGAGGGGCGCGGTGACCGCCCTCACGCCCGGCCAGCTGGTGCTGCCCACCCGGCTCGGTGACTGGACCGTGCGCGAGCTGGCCGCGCATCTCACCATGGCCGTCGAGAGCATCAGCAGATGCCTCGACCAGGAGCCTCCGGCCGCCCAGGAACTGACCTTGCTGGAATGGCCGTTCGCCACCGCCCCGGTCGCCGGTCAGATCTCCGACGACGTCCGGGCGCTCGCCGCCGCCTCCACTCCGGAAGAGCTGTTCGGCCGCACCGCCGCCCGGATCGCCGAGCGGCTGCCCGGCGCCGACGGCGAGCGGCTGCTCGCCACCCGCGTCGGCGCGATGCGGCTCTGCGACTACCTGGTCTCGCGCTGTGTGGAACTGGTCGTCCACACCGACGACCTGAACGCCGCCGCCGGGCTGGAGATCCCGTACGACCGACAGGCCCTGGCCGCCTGCGCCCGGCTCCTCGCGGACGCCCTCGCCGTCAAGGCCCCGGGTGCGTCGACGGAGGTGCGGGTCCCGCCGTACGCCGTCGTCCAGTGCATCGAGGGCCCCCGCCACACCCGCGGCACCCCGCCCAACGTCGTCGAGACCGACCCGCTCAGCTGGATCCGGCTGGCCACCGGGCGTACGGAGTGGCAGACGGCGGTCGACGGCGCGAAGGTCGCGGCGAGCGGCGAGCGCGCCGACCTCTCGGCTCTTCTTCCGGTCATGAGCTGA
- a CDS encoding DUF805 domain-containing protein has product MNWYLDVLKNYVGFSGRARRQEYWMFTLFSIIISIVLVIISAALLDNSSWLSGLYSLAVLLPTLAVTVRRLHDTGRSGGWIFIGLVPLVGWIILLVFLASEGERQSNSHGPDPKAVAGY; this is encoded by the coding sequence GTGAACTGGTATCTCGATGTGCTCAAGAACTACGTGGGCTTCAGCGGGCGCGCACGGCGCCAGGAGTACTGGATGTTCACGCTGTTCAGCATCATCATCAGCATCGTGCTGGTGATCATTTCCGCCGCTCTGCTCGACAACAGCAGCTGGCTCAGCGGCCTTTACAGCCTCGCCGTACTGCTGCCGACGCTCGCCGTGACCGTACGCCGCCTGCACGACACCGGCAGGTCGGGCGGCTGGATCTTCATCGGGCTCGTCCCGCTCGTGGGCTGGATCATCCTGCTCGTCTTCCTCGCATCCGAGGGCGAGCGGCAGAGCAACTCCCACGGTCCCGACCCGAAGGCGGTCGCCGGCTACTGA
- the purL gene encoding phosphoribosylformylglycinamidine synthase subunit PurL yields MTTERNESAAKGRLDTVKHAAETPEAEQPWKELGLKEDEYARIREILGRRPTGAELAMYSVMWSEHCSYKSSKVHLKQFGEKVPVNDAMLVGIGENAGVVDVGQGYAVTFKVESHNHPSYIEPYQGAATGVGGIVRDILAMGARPVAVVDPLRFGAADHPDTRRVLPGVVAGIGGYGNCLGLPNIGGEVVFDACYQGNPLVNAGCIGVMKHEDIHLAKASGTGNKVILYGARTGGDGIGGVSVLASETFESTGPAKRPAVQVGDPFQEKLLIECTLEIFKEKLVAGIQDLGGAGLSCATSELASAGSGGMRVELDTVPLRDSSLSPEEILMSESQERMCAIVEPQHVERFMEICEKWDVIATDIGEVTEGSQLEIFWHGEQIVDVPPRSVAHEGPTYNRPYARPDWQDALQADDANKLPRPATSAELREQVLKLVASPNQASKAWITDQYDRFVQGNTVLAMPEDAGMVRIDEESNLGVTMATDGNGRFAKLDPYTGAQLALAEAYRNVATTGAKPLAISDCLNFGSPEDPAVMWQFAEATRGLADGCLELGTPVTGGNVSLYNQTGDAAIHPTPVVAVLGVIDDVNRRTPMAFAEEGQLLYLLGDTHEELGGSAWSQVVHDHLGGVPPRVDLGREKLLAEILISASRDGMIDAAHDLSDGGLIQAVTESCLRGGKGARLIVPDGLSAFTFLFSESAGRAVVSIPRSEELRFNDMCGARGLPVTRIGVVDGEEIEVQGEFSIALSELRSAHEATVPGLFA; encoded by the coding sequence ATGACGACTGAACGAAACGAGAGCGCCGCCAAGGGCCGCCTCGACACCGTCAAGCACGCCGCCGAGACCCCCGAAGCCGAGCAGCCCTGGAAGGAACTCGGCCTCAAGGAGGACGAGTACGCGCGGATCCGCGAGATCCTCGGCCGCCGTCCGACCGGCGCCGAGCTCGCCATGTACTCCGTGATGTGGTCCGAGCACTGCTCGTACAAGAGCAGCAAGGTCCACCTCAAGCAGTTCGGCGAGAAGGTCCCGGTCAACGACGCGATGCTCGTCGGCATCGGGGAGAACGCCGGCGTCGTGGACGTGGGCCAGGGCTACGCGGTCACCTTCAAGGTCGAGTCGCACAACCACCCCTCGTACATCGAGCCCTACCAGGGCGCGGCGACCGGCGTCGGCGGCATCGTCCGCGACATCCTCGCCATGGGCGCCCGCCCGGTCGCCGTCGTCGACCCGCTGCGGTTCGGTGCGGCCGACCACCCCGACACCCGGCGGGTACTGCCGGGTGTGGTCGCGGGCATCGGCGGCTACGGCAACTGCCTGGGGCTGCCGAACATCGGCGGCGAGGTCGTCTTCGATGCCTGCTACCAGGGCAATCCGCTGGTCAACGCGGGCTGTATCGGCGTGATGAAGCACGAGGACATCCACCTCGCGAAGGCTTCCGGCACCGGCAACAAGGTCATCCTGTACGGCGCCCGTACCGGCGGCGACGGCATCGGTGGTGTCTCGGTCCTGGCGTCGGAGACCTTCGAGTCGACCGGACCCGCCAAGCGCCCCGCTGTCCAGGTCGGCGACCCCTTCCAGGAGAAGCTCCTCATCGAGTGCACCCTGGAGATCTTCAAGGAGAAGCTGGTCGCGGGCATCCAGGACCTCGGCGGCGCCGGGCTCTCCTGTGCCACGTCCGAGCTGGCGAGCGCCGGTTCGGGCGGGATGCGCGTCGAGCTGGACACCGTTCCGCTGCGCGACTCCTCGCTCTCGCCCGAGGAGATCCTCATGAGCGAGTCGCAGGAGCGCATGTGCGCGATCGTCGAGCCGCAGCACGTCGAGCGGTTCATGGAGATCTGCGAGAAGTGGGACGTCATCGCCACCGACATCGGTGAGGTGACCGAGGGCTCACAGCTGGAGATCTTCTGGCACGGCGAGCAGATCGTGGATGTGCCGCCGCGTTCGGTCGCCCACGAGGGCCCCACATACAACCGGCCCTACGCCCGGCCCGACTGGCAGGACGCCCTCCAGGCGGACGACGCCAACAAGCTTCCCCGGCCGGCCACTTCGGCCGAGCTGAGGGAGCAGGTCCTGAAGCTCGTCGCGTCGCCGAACCAGGCGTCGAAGGCGTGGATCACCGACCAGTACGACCGTTTCGTACAGGGCAACACGGTGCTCGCGATGCCCGAGGACGCGGGCATGGTCCGGATCGACGAGGAGTCGAATCTGGGCGTGACCATGGCGACCGACGGCAACGGCCGGTTCGCGAAGCTCGACCCGTACACGGGTGCGCAGCTGGCGCTGGCCGAGGCGTACCGCAATGTCGCCACCACCGGTGCGAAGCCGCTCGCCATCTCCGACTGCCTGAACTTCGGTTCGCCCGAGGACCCGGCCGTCATGTGGCAGTTCGCCGAGGCCACCCGCGGTCTCGCGGACGGCTGCCTGGAGCTGGGGACGCCGGTCACCGGCGGCAATGTGTCGCTCTACAACCAGACGGGCGACGCGGCCATCCACCCGACGCCGGTCGTCGCGGTGCTCGGTGTGATCGACGACGTCAACCGCCGTACGCCGATGGCGTTCGCGGAGGAGGGCCAGCTGCTCTACCTCCTCGGGGACACCCATGAGGAGCTGGGCGGTTCGGCCTGGTCCCAGGTGGTCCACGATCACCTCGGCGGGGTGCCGCCCCGGGTCGACCTGGGGCGCGAGAAGCTGCTCGCGGAGATCCTGATCTCGGCGTCGCGCGACGGCATGATCGACGCCGCGCACGACCTGTCCGACGGCGGTCTGATCCAGGCGGTCACCGAGTCCTGCCTGCGTGGCGGGAAGGGTGCGCGGCTGATCGTCCCGGACGGCCTGTCCGCGTTCACCTTCCTGTTCTCGGAGTCGGCGGGGCGCGCGGTCGTCTCGATCCCGCGCAGCGAGGAGCTCCGCTTCAACGACATGTGCGGGGCGCGGGGTCTGCCCGTCACCCGTATCGGTGTGGTGGACGGCGAGGAGATCGAGGTCCAGGGCGAGTTCAGCATCGCGCTGAGCGAGCTGAGGAGCGCACACGAGGCCACGGTTCCGGGGCTGTTCGCCTGA
- the purQ gene encoding phosphoribosylformylglycinamidine synthase subunit PurQ, with amino-acid sequence MTARIGVVTFPGTLDDRDALRAVRIAGAEPVSLWHRDKGIQQVDAVVLAGGFSYGDYLRAGAISRFSPVMGTIIEQAKAGLPVLGICNGFQILTESHLLPGAMLRNNHLHFICRDQKLRVENAETAWTADYTAGQEISVPLKNIDGRYVADERVLDELEAEGRVAFRYLDGNPNGSLRDIAGVTNAAGNVVGLMPHPEHAVEPLIGTGRTDGIGFFSSILKKLVNA; translated from the coding sequence GTGACAGCTCGTATCGGAGTCGTCACTTTCCCTGGCACGCTCGACGACCGGGACGCCTTGCGTGCCGTGCGGATCGCGGGCGCCGAACCCGTTTCGCTCTGGCATCGCGACAAGGGCATCCAGCAGGTCGACGCGGTCGTCCTCGCGGGTGGTTTCTCGTACGGCGATTATTTGCGGGCCGGTGCCATCTCCCGCTTCTCGCCGGTGATGGGGACGATCATCGAGCAGGCGAAGGCCGGTCTCCCGGTCCTGGGTATCTGCAACGGTTTCCAGATCCTCACCGAGTCGCATTTGCTGCCCGGCGCGATGCTCCGGAACAACCATCTCCACTTCATCTGCCGCGATCAGAAGCTGCGCGTCGAGAACGCGGAGACCGCCTGGACCGCCGACTACACCGCCGGCCAGGAGATCTCCGTACCCCTCAAGAACATCGACGGCCGCTACGTGGCCGACGAGCGGGTGCTCGACGAGCTGGAGGCCGAGGGACGGGTCGCTTTCCGGTATCTCGACGGCAACCCGAACGGTTCGCTCCGCGACATCGCAGGCGTCACCAACGCCGCGGGCAATGTGGTCGGTCTGATGCCGCACCCCGAGCACGCCGTGGAGCCGCTGATCGGTACGGGGCGTACCGACGGCATCGGATTCTTCTCCTCGATCCTGAAGAAGCTGGTCAACGCATGA
- the purS gene encoding phosphoribosylformylglycinamidine synthase subunit PurS, whose translation MARVVVDVMLKPEILDPQGQAVQRALPRLGFDGIADVRQGKRFELEVDGPVDDAALARINELAETFLANTVIENFTVKVEAEK comes from the coding sequence GTGGCACGCGTCGTAGTCGACGTCATGCTCAAGCCGGAGATCCTCGACCCGCAGGGACAGGCGGTGCAGCGTGCACTGCCCCGTCTCGGTTTCGATGGAATCGCCGACGTCCGTCAGGGAAAGCGTTTCGAGCTGGAGGTCGATGGGCCGGTTGATGACGCCGCCCTCGCCCGCATCAACGAGCTCGCCGAAACGTTCCTCGCCAACACCGTCATCGAGAACTTCACCGTGAAGGTGGAGGCAGAGAAGTGA
- a CDS encoding histone-like nucleoid-structuring protein Lsr2, with protein sequence MAQRVVVTLSDDIDGGEAAETVTFGLDGKSYEIDLNTANAKKLRKSLAPFLEAARKQSKSGKAYRHTSVAPDPAAVRAWARSNKMEVPARGRIPKKVYEAFNAAG encoded by the coding sequence GTGGCTCAGCGAGTAGTGGTCACGCTCTCCGACGACATCGACGGCGGAGAAGCGGCGGAAACGGTCACCTTCGGTCTCGACGGAAAGTCGTACGAGATCGACCTGAATACCGCCAATGCAAAGAAACTGCGCAAGTCGCTGGCCCCGTTCCTGGAGGCGGCTCGAAAGCAGTCGAAGTCGGGCAAGGCCTACCGGCACACCTCGGTGGCACCCGACCCGGCGGCGGTCCGCGCCTGGGCCCGGTCCAACAAGATGGAAGTACCTGCCAGGGGCCGCATCCCGAAGAAGGTCTACGAGGCGTTCAACGCGGCCGGCTGA
- a CDS encoding ABC transporter ATP-binding protein, whose amino-acid sequence MTDVIEVADLRRTYAGGYEAVAGVSFSVAAGELFALLGTNGAGKTSTVELLEGLAPPSGGRVRVLGHDPYRERAAIRPRTGAMLQEGGFSPELTVAETVRMWAGCTSRARPVGEAMEMVGLGGRSAIRVKQLSGGEKRRLDLAMALLGRPEVLFLDEPTTGLDAEGRRETWELVRELRDSGTTVLLTTHYLEEAEVLADRLAILHEGRIAAEGRVDEVVAAQPSHISFSLPEGIAVGDLPPLGSYVRTGGAVQLRTDELQRSATELLLWARDKGVELRGLDVRSASLEEAFLGIAQKQEVTR is encoded by the coding sequence ATGACAGATGTGATTGAGGTCGCAGACCTGCGGCGCACCTATGCCGGTGGGTACGAGGCGGTGGCCGGCGTCTCCTTCTCCGTGGCCGCCGGGGAGCTCTTCGCCCTGCTGGGGACGAACGGCGCGGGGAAGACCTCCACGGTGGAGCTCCTGGAGGGACTGGCTCCGCCGAGCGGGGGCCGGGTGCGGGTGCTGGGGCACGATCCGTACCGCGAGCGGGCCGCCATCCGGCCGAGGACCGGCGCCATGCTCCAGGAGGGTGGTTTCTCCCCCGAGCTGACCGTGGCCGAGACGGTCCGGATGTGGGCGGGCTGCACGAGCAGGGCGCGGCCGGTCGGTGAGGCCATGGAGATGGTGGGGCTCGGCGGGCGGTCTGCCATACGGGTGAAGCAGCTGTCCGGCGGCGAGAAGCGGCGGCTGGACCTGGCGATGGCGCTCCTGGGCCGCCCCGAGGTGCTCTTCCTCGACGAGCCGACGACGGGCCTCGACGCCGAAGGGCGCCGGGAGACCTGGGAGTTGGTCCGGGAGCTGCGCGACAGCGGTACGACGGTCCTGCTGACCACGCACTACCTGGAGGAGGCCGAAGTCCTGGCCGACCGGCTGGCGATCCTGCACGAGGGCCGGATAGCGGCGGAGGGCCGGGTGGACGAGGTGGTGGCCGCGCAGCCCTCGCACATCTCCTTCTCCCTCCCCGAGGGGATCGCGGTCGGCGATCTGCCGCCACTGGGGAGTTACGTCCGCACGGGCGGGGCCGTCCAGCTGCGGACCGACGAGCTGCAGCGGTCCGCCACCGAACTCCTGCTGTGGGCCAGGGACAAGGGGGTCGAGCTGCGGGGGCTCGATGTCCGGTCGGCCTCGCTGGAAGAGGCATTTCTCGGTATCGCACAGAAGCAGGAGGTCACACGGTGA
- a CDS encoding ABC transporter permease produces the protein MLALARAELTLLARSKASLFTMLVLPIAMTFVISSATDQKTLDKAGLSAGAVLLPGGIAFGLLFALYNGVVGVLVVRREQLVLKRLRTGEARDTEILAGASLPSVIIALVQCVVLSAGCAVVFDMGLPPAPQLLLVGVALGVVMLTALGAATAGITKSAEAAQLTVIPLMLVSMAGSGVFVPLEIFPDRLASVCELLPLTPVVELVRGAWTGSMSAHDAFGHVLTAVAWTLLSVFAVRRWFRWEPRR, from the coding sequence ATGCTCGCCCTCGCCCGCGCCGAGCTGACCCTGCTGGCACGCAGCAAGGCCTCGCTCTTCACCATGCTGGTGCTGCCCATCGCGATGACCTTCGTGATCTCGTCGGCGACCGACCAGAAGACCCTGGACAAGGCGGGGCTGTCCGCCGGCGCGGTGCTGCTGCCCGGGGGCATCGCGTTCGGCCTGCTCTTCGCTCTGTACAACGGCGTGGTCGGGGTGCTGGTGGTCCGCCGTGAGCAGCTGGTGCTCAAACGGCTGCGTACGGGAGAGGCCCGGGACACGGAGATACTCGCCGGGGCCTCTCTGCCCTCGGTGATCATCGCGCTGGTGCAGTGCGTGGTTCTCTCCGCAGGCTGTGCGGTGGTCTTCGACATGGGCCTGCCGCCCGCTCCGCAACTGCTGCTCGTGGGTGTCGCGCTGGGGGTCGTGATGCTGACCGCGCTGGGAGCGGCGACGGCGGGCATCACCAAGTCCGCCGAGGCCGCCCAGCTGACGGTCATCCCGCTGATGCTGGTGTCGATGGCAGGGTCGGGCGTGTTCGTCCCGCTGGAGATATTCCCCGACCGGCTGGCGTCGGTGTGCGAGCTGCTGCCCCTGACACCGGTGGTCGAGCTGGTACGGGGCGCCTGGACCGGGTCGATGTCCGCGCACGACGCCTTCGGACATGTCCTGACTGCCGTGGCCTGGACGCTGCTCTCGGTGTTTGCTGTACGCCGGTGGTTCCGCTGGGAGCCACGCCGCTGA
- a CDS encoding sensor histidine kinase, whose translation MRWLRGWRKRGGFAQADLYARATIYALLWLAVALQVMFSVTRPVRHSGAPTALIAASCLLAVAQGVYCTSLASGGLAEYLGQTTLSRRLVAFGAGLMVMSLVAVLVLASAVGLRDFPDAAVMLCAAVMPFTMTHSLIVRKRVSALVQLGALVAVCGAVLLLGGDRQLVGACIAGMVCGPAWYAITTRCSAWHLGVMWKLHEAKDVEARLAVAEERLRFGRDLHDVMGRNLAVIALKSELAVQLARRGRPEAVDQMTEVQRMAHEAHREVRDVVRGYRGVDLATELGGAQGVLEAAGIECTVTGPPDELPADVQSALGWVVREAATNVLRHGDARRCTVAVARSASGATLTVENDGAVGGSGSGASPGTGLAGLRERLTAVDGTLTAGPAPGGRFRLTADVPLPDTARADPTSAMRTSAPGAAAEAAEESAAETTEEATA comes from the coding sequence ATGCGGTGGCTACGGGGATGGCGGAAGCGGGGAGGGTTCGCACAGGCCGACCTCTACGCACGCGCGACGATATACGCCCTGCTGTGGCTGGCCGTCGCCCTGCAGGTGATGTTCAGCGTGACGCGCCCGGTCCGTCACTCCGGGGCGCCCACCGCGCTGATCGCCGCGTCCTGCCTGCTCGCGGTCGCACAGGGGGTGTACTGCACCTCGCTGGCCTCCGGTGGTCTGGCCGAGTATCTGGGCCAAACCACGCTCTCCCGGCGGCTGGTGGCCTTCGGGGCGGGTCTGATGGTGATGAGTCTGGTGGCTGTTCTGGTGCTCGCCTCGGCCGTCGGGCTGCGGGACTTCCCCGACGCGGCGGTGATGCTGTGTGCCGCTGTGATGCCGTTCACGATGACGCACAGCCTGATTGTTCGGAAGCGGGTGTCGGCCCTGGTGCAGCTGGGCGCCCTGGTCGCGGTGTGCGGGGCGGTCCTGCTGCTCGGCGGTGACCGGCAGCTCGTCGGTGCCTGCATTGCCGGCATGGTGTGCGGACCCGCGTGGTACGCCATCACCACCCGCTGCTCGGCCTGGCATCTGGGCGTGATGTGGAAGCTGCACGAGGCCAAGGACGTGGAGGCGCGGCTGGCCGTCGCGGAGGAGCGCCTGCGGTTCGGCCGGGATCTGCACGATGTGATGGGGCGCAATCTCGCCGTGATCGCGCTGAAGAGCGAGCTGGCGGTGCAGTTGGCCCGGCGGGGGCGGCCGGAGGCAGTGGACCAGATGACCGAGGTGCAGCGCATGGCACACGAAGCGCACCGGGAGGTACGTGACGTGGTGCGGGGATACCGGGGAGTGGACCTCGCCACGGAACTGGGCGGAGCCCAGGGCGTGTTGGAGGCGGCCGGTATCGAGTGCACCGTCACCGGACCGCCGGACGAGCTTCCGGCAGACGTGCAGTCGGCGCTCGGCTGGGTCGTCCGGGAAGCCGCCACCAATGTCCTGCGCCATGGGGACGCCCGGCGCTGCACCGTCGCGGTGGCCAGATCGGCATCCGGTGCGACTCTGACCGTCGAGAACGACGGAGCGGTCGGCGGGAGCGGCAGCGGCGCCTCCCCGGGCACCGGGCTCGCCGGGCTGCGGGAGCGGCTGACCGCCGTGGACGGCACACTGACGGCCGGCCCGGCCCCCGGTGGGAGATTCCGCCTCACCGCGGACGTACCGCTGCCCGACACCGCCAGGGCGGACCCCACCTCGGCCATGCGCACCTCCGCCCCAGGGGCAGCCGCAGAGGCAGCAGAAGAGTCAGCAGCAGAAACAACAGAAGAGGCAACCGCATGA